TCACTGTGGACCTCGGTACCGGAAGCGGTGCCCCTCGCTACGGCGACGTCGACGCGGCGGTGTCACGCGAGATGTTGTACCCTGACGGCAGTGCGCTGCCGACCGTCTCACCGGCTCGCTGGTGTCGTCCGCACCGGTACGTGTACGCGATGGGGATGGATACTCCCGTCACCGAGTGGGCCCGGCGCGTGCTGAAACTCGACACGGACACGGGCGCTGTCGAGACGTTCGACGACGGAGGGGACTACTTCGGCGAGCCGGTGTTTGTCCCTGCACCCGACGGCGACACCGAGGATGACGGCGTGGTGCTAGTCGTTGCGCTGGATGCAGACGCCGATCGGTCCCGGCTACTCGTCCTCGACGGTCAGACGTTCGAGGAGCGCGCCAGCGCATCGCTCCCCCACGCAGCCCCGTTTGATTTCCACGGCCGATACTTCCCCGAGCTCCGGGTGGCGGCCGACGACTGATACGGACGGTTGGAGATTATGTCTGGATAGCTTCGACCACTGGGTAGGAACGCACCGGTACATCGCTCCACCAATCCGTGTCAGGCTGCATCCATCTTGTCCCGGCAACGAATACGAACTGTTGACATGATGTTCGGCTTGCCTAAAATTCGAAAACGCTTTATCCATTTAGGCTGGCCTAAATAGTATGCTGAACGAATCGATTGACACCCCCGAACCGTCACACCGGCTGTCGGTGTCACGGACACTGGACGGAGCGTCGTGAACATGGTGGCAGTGGGGAACCGGACGGGGACGACGTTCGACCACGATGTCATCATCGTCGGGGGCGGTCCAGCCGGTTGTTCGGCGGGGGTGTTCACGGCCAGAGCGGGCCTCGATACGGTCATCTACGACCGCGGCCGGTCGTCGCTCAAGCGCTGTGCCTACCTCGAAAACTACCTCGGTTTCCCGGCCGGTATCGACGTCGAGACGCTGTACGACCGCATTCAGGACCACGCCGAAACTGCCGGTTGTTCCATCGTCTCCGAGCTGGTCGAATCGCTCGACAGAACCGATGCCGGGGAGGGATTCGTCGTTGAAACGCAGGACGGGGAGACCGCCACGACTCAGCGGGTCATCGCGGCGACCCGCTACGACGGCGAGTATATGCGCGGTCTTGACGACGACGCAGCGATGTTCGAGACGTACGAACACGACGGCGAGGAACACGAAGCCTTCGACAACACGTACGCCGACGCCGACGGCACGACACCGGTTCCGGGTCTCTACGTTGCCTCACCGTCCGAGGCGGCGGACATGCAGGCGATCATTGCGGCCGGCCGGGGCGCACGGGTCGCACGTCGGGTGATCGCGGATACGAGAATCGACGACGGCTGGTGGGAGTCTGTCGCTGATGGAGTGGACTGGGTCCGACGGAGGGCTGAACTCGACGACGAATGGACCGAACGATCGACCTGGGTCGAATATTT
The Haloarcula marismortui ATCC 43049 DNA segment above includes these coding regions:
- a CDS encoding NAD(P)/FAD-dependent oxidoreductase, whose protein sequence is MVAVGNRTGTTFDHDVIIVGGGPAGCSAGVFTARAGLDTVIYDRGRSSLKRCAYLENYLGFPAGIDVETLYDRIQDHAETAGCSIVSELVESLDRTDAGEGFVVETQDGETATTQRVIAATRYDGEYMRGLDDDAAMFETYEHDGEEHEAFDNTYADADGTTPVPGLYVASPSEAADMQAIIAAGRGARVARRVIADTRIDDGWWESVADGVDWVRRRAELDDEWTERSTWVEYFDDRYAEDAPVEPGSDRFQRVREAVIDERRSSYISPEEIADRTETGQETLAGYLSPEAVVSGLDQTAVLDAIDDETIRDYLGASDGLAEVGE